The following proteins are co-located in the Solanum pennellii chromosome 1, SPENNV200 genome:
- the LOC107022333 gene encoding ankyrin repeat and zinc finger domain-containing protein 1, translated as MEVEASTSNAATSTHNRRHQLKQQIDEKKHRSIFELPANFFDSCRLLQSPSASPLSIVEPLGSLSVKTLDDVDIDDESKKEVENTESLSSRNNPKQRWSCNTCKAEFESLHDQRSHFKSDIHRLNIKLSISGRDTIKEEDFDEMTSDSLCKDYDLSSISGSDDEDEKESGHSNDLQRRIVGDIKNKIFLKLHNGEILSLWKGLLLNESESILFENKKALAADDIRNRIYLTENELTKKLKYLIHEPRDNTRLRIVLLARGGHFAGCVFDGTTAVAHKTFHRYVIRAKAGKKQSSKDASGKMAHSAGASIRRYNELALKKEIQDLFLAWKPYFADSSCIFIHAPSNNRQLFFDGDQPYFVCQLNVIRNIPLTVRRPTYKEARRIYGLLTQVSFEVNEEVAPACEEVSLLSTSDLSSKCNESMEVLKESLETKEVPKASSSVMPSPNAIISSDSDSDSDNNTVGTSTPLHEAAKCGDSEKVFELLEQGIDPCLKDERGRTPYMVATEKEVRNAFRRFMASNLDKWDWNAAKVPSALTKEMEETQAAKQAEKNAKKKARAKELKKLRKARQKKAQAEAAQIQTAPSNSERGSVAASALKGKSQSSLSAKLSKEEESKRALDAEREKRAAAAERRLAAAAALKAQGADLVSAPGGSGTDILCCCCNGSLAGKVPFHRYNYKYCSSACMHVHKEILEDG; from the exons ATGGAGGTGGAGGCTTCTACTTCTAACGCCGCCACCAGTACACACAACCGCCGGCATCAATTGAAGCAACAAATCGACGAAAAAAAGCACCGTTCGATCTTCGAATTACCAGCGAACTTCTTTGATTCCTGCCGCCTTCTCCAATCTCCGTCAGCTTCGCCACTCTCCATAGTCGAACCACTCGGAAGTCTCTCAGTCAAAACCCTAGACGACGTAGACATTGATGACGAATCCAAAAAGGAAGTGGAGAATACGGAGAGTTTGAGTAGTAGGAATAACCCCAAACAAAGGTGGTCTTGCAATACTTGTAAGGCCGAGTTTGAGTCTCTCCATGACCAGCGTTCTCACTTCAAATCCGATATTCATCGACTAAAT ATAAAGCTAAGCATTTCTGGGAGAGACACTATTAAGGAAGAAGACTTTGATGAGATGACCTCTGATTCCCTATGTAAGGATTATGATTTATCAAGTATTTCTGGATCAGATGACGAAGATGAGAAAGAGTCTGGTCATTCCAATGATTTGCAGCGAAGAATAGTTGGAGATatcaagaacaaaatatttttaaaattgcatAATGGGGAGATCCTTTCACTATGGAAGGGTTTACTCCTGAATGAGTCAGAGAGCATTTTGTTTGAGAACAAGAAGGCGCTTGCTGCAGATGATATCAGGAATAGAATTTATTTGACAGAAAATGAATTGACTAAGAAGTTGAAATATCTGATCCATGAACCAAGGGATAATACCCGTTTGAGGATTGTGTTGCTTGCAAGAGGTGGGCATTTTGCAGGCTGTGTTTTTGATGGTACCACAGCTGTGGCACATAAGACATTCCACAG ATATGTTATACGGGCCAAGGCTGGTAAGAAAcaatcatcaaaagatgcaagTGGCAAAATGGCGCACTCTGCTGGAGCATCAATTCGTCGGTATAATGAACTTGCTCTTAAAAAG GAAATTCAAGATCTGTTCTTAGCATGGAAGCCTTACTTTGCTGATTCGTCCTGTATCTTCATCCATGCTCCTTCTAACAACAGGCAACTGTTTTTTGATGGAGATCAACCATATTTTGTTTGTCAGCTTAATGTTATAAGAAATATTCCTTTGACTGTTAGAAGACCTACCTACAAGGAAGCTCGACGAATATATGGCTTATTGACGCAAGTATCCTTTGAAGTAAACGAGGAAGTTGCACCTGCTTGTGAAGAGGTGTCACTATTAAGTACAAGTGATTTGAGCAGCAAGTGTAATGAATCCATGGAGGTTTTGAAGGAAAGTTTGGAGACTAAGGAAGTCCCAAAAGCATCTTCTAGTGTTATGCCATCTCCCAATGCGATCATATCAAGTGATAGTGATAGTGATAGTGATAATAACACTGTTGGTACATCCACTCCTTTACATGAAGCAGCAAAATGTGGGGATTCTGAAAAGGTTTTTGAACTTCTAGAACAAGGAATAGATCCTTGCCTCAAAGACGAGCGAGGGAGAACTCCATATATGGTTGCAACTGAAAAAGAAGTGAGAAACGCATTTAGGCGCTTCATGGCATCAAACCTTGACAAGTGGGATTGGAATGCTGCTAAGGTGCCTAGCGCATTGACTAAAGAAATGGAGGAAACACAAGCTGCTAAACAG GCAGAGAAAAACGCCAAGAAGAAAGCTAGGGCCAAAGAGTTGAAAAAGTTGCGGAAAGCAAGGCAGAAAAAGGCTCAG GCTGAGGCTGCTCAAATCCAGACTGCTCCATCTAACTCAGAGAGAGGAAGCGTTGCTGCTTCAGCTCTTAAAGGAAAATCACAATCTAGTCTTTCAGCAAAATTATCCAAAGAG GAGGAATCAAAAAGGGCTCTTGATGCTGAAAGGGAAAAAAGAGCAGCTGCAGCTGAGAGAAGATTAGCTGCTGCAGCAGCCCTTAAAGCCCAAGGAGCCGACTTAGTTTCTGCTCCAGGTGGCTCAGGTACTGATATTCTCTGTTGTTGCTGTAACGGGTCATTGGCTGGTAAGGTTCCCTTTCACAGATATAATTACAAGTATTGCAGCAGTGCATGCATGCACGTGCATAAAGAGATCCTTGAGGACGGATAA
- the LOC107008484 gene encoding enoyl-CoA delta isomerase 1, peroxisomal-like, whose translation MESEGLCTLEKRGNIFLLTLTGTGDHRLHPNLIDSISAALRRVRSESTSSSSALITTAQGKYFSNGYDLKWALVDNARQKLMSRKLRCLVSDLITLPMPTIAAVTGHASAAGFVFALCHDYILMRKDRGFLYMSELDIGFPIPIWFSALVKCRMGSPAVRREVVMKAAKVTAEMGVEMGFVDSAHSGAEETVEASIKLGEELVSRNWDGKTYAGCRKTLFVELLNSLGSDETVGDYGDEDANKTLAKL comes from the coding sequence ATGGAATCAGAAGGGCTTTGCACATTAGAAAAGAGAGGCAATATCTTCCTCCTAACTTTAACCGGCACCGGTGACCATCGTTTACATCCCAACCTTATCGACTCCATCTCTGCCGCTCTCCGCCGCGTCAGATCCGAATCTACTTCCTCTTCCTCCGCTCTGATTACCACAGCCCAAGGCAAATACTTCTCCAATGGTTACGATCTTAAGTGGGCCTTAGTGGACAACGCCCGCCAAAAACTCATGTCCAGAAAACTCCGATGTCTCGTCTCCGACCTAATAACCCTACCTATGCCAACAATCGCCGCCGTCACCGGTCACGCTTCCGCTGCCGGCTTCGTCTTCGCGCTTTGCCATGACTACATCCTGATGCGCAAGGATCGAGGGTTTCTCTACATGAGCGAGCTGGATATCGGGTTTCCGATACCGATTTGGTTTTCGGCTTTAGTGAAGTGCAGAATGGGGTCGCCAGCGGTCCGGCGTGAGGTGGTGATGAAGGCTGCTAAAGTAACGGCTGAGATGGGAGTCGAAATGGGTTTTGTGGATTCGGCTCATAGTGGAGCGGAAGAAACTGTGGAGGCATCAATTAAGTTGGGTGAAGAATTGGTGAGCAGAAATTGGGATGGGAAAACGTACGCTGGATGTAGAAAAACACTGTTTGTGGAGCTACTGAATTCGCTTGGTTCTGATGAGACTGTGGGAGATTATGGGGACGAGGATGCAAACAAAACACTAGCCAAGCTGTGA
- the LOC107007083 gene encoding fasciclin-like arabinogalactan protein 10, with protein sequence MTTLHFFLFTLFTVSVHAHNITEILNKFPEYSVFNSYLSQTKLADEINSRETITVLALPNGAMSAIVDKHPLSVIKNVLSLHVLLDYFDGTKLHKISDGTTTSTTLYQTTGNAHGNVGSVNITDLKGGKVGFGSAIPNSPLASTYTKSVKQIQYNISVLEVSAPIIAPGILTAPAPSGDFNITGALEKAGCKTFASLLVKSGVLKTYQTAIEKGLTIFAPNDEAFKGAKVPDLSDLSSADVVSLLQYHAIPSYTPIGTLKTTKDPISTLATNGASKYDLAVSTEGDQVTLDTGVDSSRIASTVIDSTPFCIFTVDSVLLPVELYGKAPSPAPGPAPETSPTPAPAPAPEASSPTPMMSPPAPPTSSPAGSPADSPTADSENSTSKKNAGNVNTPALLKALLTVSVPVIVSVYLS encoded by the coding sequence ATGACTACACTACACTTCTTCCTCTTCACTCTCTTTACCGTTTCCGTTCATGCACACAACATCACTGAAATTTTGAACAAGTTCCCGGAGTACAGTGTATTCAACAGCTATCTCTCACAAACTAAACTCGCCGACGAGATTAACAGCCGTGAAACTATTACCGTTTTAGCTTTGCCTAATGGAGCTATGTCTGCTATAGTCGACAAACATCCACTTTCCGTCATCAAAAATGTTCTCTCTCTTCATGTTTTGCTTGATTACTTTGACGGTACTAAACTTCATAAGATCTCCGACGGTACTACGACTTCTACTACTCTTTACCAAACTACCGGCAATGCTCATGGAAACGTAGGTTCTGTTAACATTACAGATCTTAAAGGTGGTAAAGTAGGTTTTGGTTCAGCTATTCCGAACTCACCATTGGCGTCTACATATACTAAATCTGTGAAGCAAATCCAGTATAATATCTCTGTGTTGGAAGTTAGTGCTCCGATTATTGCTCCGGGCATTTTGACGGCACCGGCGCCATCTGGTGATTTTAATATTACTGGTGCATTGGAGAAAGCTGGGTGTAAAACATTTGCTTCATTACTTGTCAAATCTGGAGTTCTCAAGACGTATCAAACTGCTATTGAGAAGGGTTTGACTATTTTTGCCCCAAATGATGAGGCGTTTAAGGGAGCTAAAGTTCCAGATCTGAGCGATCTCAGTAGCGCTGATGTTGTTTCATTGTTGCAGTATCATGCTATTCCGAGTTACACTCCTATTGGAACTTTGAAAACGACGAAGGATCCGATTTCAACTCTAGCTACTAATGGCGCTAGCAAGTATGATCTGGCAGTTTCAACAGAAGGTGACCAGGTGACACTTGACACAGGTGTAGATTCGTCCAGAATCGCTTCCACAGTCATTGACTCTACTCCCTTCTGCATTTTCACCGTCGACAGTGTGCTTCTGCCTGTGGAATTGTACGGAAAAGCTCCATCCCCAGCACCAGGACCAGCTCCGGAGACTTCTCCAACACCAGCACCAGCCCCTGCTCCGGAAGCCAGCTCTCCTACTCCAATGATGTCTCCTCCTGCTCCACCGACTTCATCTCCAGCTGGTTCTCCGGCGGATAGTCCCACTGCAGATTCGGAGAACAGTACGTCGAAGAAGAACGCTGGTAACGTTAACACTCCGGCGCTACTGAAAGCTCTACTCACAGTGTCAGTGCCGGTAATTGTGTCCGTTTATTTGTCCTAA